The Mangrovimonas cancribranchiae nucleotide sequence TTCACTTCTACTTAACGTAAAAGCATCTTTTTCTTGTACTTTTAAAGCCGCATTTATACCTGCCATTAATCCCTGGGAACCCGCTTCTTCATACCCAGTCGTTCCATTAATCTGACCAGCAAAATAAAGCCCATTAACAAGCTTAGTTTCTAAAGTATGTTTTAATTGTGTTGGCGGAAAATAATCATATTCGATAGCATAACCAGGTCTAAAAAACTTTACATTTTCAAAACCAGCAACAGAACTTAGTGCTTTAAATTGAACGTCTTCTGGGAGCGATGTAGAAAACCCATTTACATAAACTTCTACTGTATTCCACCCTTCAGGCTCAACAAACAATTGGTGCCTATCTTTATCTGCAAATCGGTTTATTTTATCTTCAATAGAAGGACAATATCTTGGCCCGGTACTTTTAATTCTACCATTGAACATTGGCGATCTTTCAAAACCATCACGCAATAAATCATGAACTTCAGGGCTTGTATATGTCATGTAACACGATCGTTGTTCGGTTAACGGTTTTGTAATATTCAAATAAGAAAACTTTTCAGGATTATCATCTCCTGGCTGTTCAATCATTTTAAAATAATCAAGAGAACGCCCATCAACTCGTGGCGGTGTTCCAGTTTTCATTCTACCCGAATCGAAACCAAGATCGACAAGTTGCTCAGTAATTCCAGTTGCAGCTCTTTCTCCTGCTCTTCCACCACCAAAATTTTTATCACCAATATGAATTAATCCGTTTAAGAAAGTTCCGTTTGTAAGGACAACTGTTTTAGATTTAATTTCTAACCCTAAAGATGTTTTTACTCCAACAACCTTATCGCCTTCAACTAGGAGTCCAGAAACCATTTCTTGATAAAAGTCTAGATTAGGTGTTTGCTCTAACATATTTCGCCATTCTTCTGCAAATCGCATACGGTCACTCTGCACACGAGGACTCCACATAGCGGGTCCTTTTGATTTATTGAGCATTTTAAATTGAATAGCAGTACGATCGCTAACGATACCACTATAACCTCCAAGAGCATCAATCTCGCGCACGATTTGCCCTTTAGCAATACCTCCCATAGCAGGATTACAAGACATTTGTGCAATGTTTTGTAAATTCATGGTAACCAATAGTGTTTTGGCACCCATATTTGCAGCGGCAGCGGCAGCTTCGCTACCAGCATGTCCTGCACCTACAACAATAACATCATATGTATCTCTAAACAAACTCATAGTGTTTCACGTGGAACAATTAGGGTTAAACTTAAATTTTCGGGGTGCAAATATACGTTGATTTATTGAGAATCAAGCAATAGCTTCATATAGTGCTCTTCTTTAGAACGCATGAGTGTCTTTTGGCTTTCCGATTTATCCTTATATCCGCAGTAATGAAGAATACCATGTATTATAACACGAGACAATTCGTTGCTTAGTTCAACATTAAAATCTTGTGCGTTTTCGCTAACACGTTCTATAGAAATATAAATATCTCCATGTAGCTGTTTTCCTACCGAATAATCAAAACTAATAATATCTGTTAAGGTATCATGGTTAAGAAATTCTACGTTAATTCTGTGTAGATAATCATCATTACAGAAGATGTAATTTATATCACCTTCTTTACAATCTTCTAGCTTAATAACATTAGAAATCCAATCCTTGTATGAAGATTCGTTTGATATTTGAAAGTCGGTTTCGTAATTAAAGCTAATCATTAGTATTAAAATATTCTTTCACTT carries:
- the mnmG gene encoding tRNA uridine-5-carboxymethylaminomethyl(34) synthesis enzyme MnmG; translation: MFRDTYDVIVVGAGHAGSEAAAAAANMGAKTLLVTMNLQNIAQMSCNPAMGGIAKGQIVREIDALGGYSGIVSDRTAIQFKMLNKSKGPAMWSPRVQSDRMRFAEEWRNMLEQTPNLDFYQEMVSGLLVEGDKVVGVKTSLGLEIKSKTVVLTNGTFLNGLIHIGDKNFGGGRAGERAATGITEQLVDLGFDSGRMKTGTPPRVDGRSLDYFKMIEQPGDDNPEKFSYLNITKPLTEQRSCYMTYTSPEVHDLLRDGFERSPMFNGRIKSTGPRYCPSIEDKINRFADKDRHQLFVEPEGWNTVEVYVNGFSTSLPEDVQFKALSSVAGFENVKFFRPGYAIEYDYFPPTQLKHTLETKLVNGLYFAGQINGTTGYEEAGSQGLMAGINAALKVQEKDAFTLSRSEAYIGVLIDDLITKGTEEPYRMFTSRAEYRTLLRQDNADFRLTPKSYEIGLAKLDRMKRMEEKKQNSDAFVSFFRETSVKPEEANPVLEAKKSSLMKQSDKMFKIFSRPKITIDDMRQFKAVDAYIQSHNLDNEVIEQAEIQVKYSGYIEKEKNNADKLNRLEGIKIPPNFDYSKLKSMSMEAREKLNKIQPVTISQASRISGVSPSDISVLLVYMGR
- the ybeY gene encoding rRNA maturation RNase YbeY; the encoded protein is MISFNYETDFQISNESSYKDWISNVIKLEDCKEGDINYIFCNDDYLHRINVEFLNHDTLTDIISFDYSVGKQLHGDIYISIERVSENAQDFNVELSNELSRVIIHGILHYCGYKDKSESQKTLMRSKEEHYMKLLLDSQ